One window of the Chryseobacterium sp. CY350 genome contains the following:
- a CDS encoding RNA polymerase sigma factor, producing the protein MKIKDAEIIALMQNPRTLEKGIRALMDAYQSRLYWHIRRIIVDGDLAQDTLQETFIKAYQNFHQFKNDSQLYTWLYRIATNEALQQINKLKRMQKTDEDPEYYMQNLVADNTHSDAEEIQVFLQKAIQSLPEKQKLVFMMRYYDDLPYEEISKIVDMSVGTLKTNYHYAKQKIEDYIKENYER; encoded by the coding sequence ATGAAGATTAAAGACGCAGAGATTATTGCGCTGATGCAAAACCCACGAACTCTTGAAAAAGGTATTCGTGCATTGATGGACGCTTATCAGAGTAGATTATATTGGCACATCCGAAGGATTATTGTAGATGGAGATCTCGCTCAGGACACTTTGCAGGAGACTTTCATCAAAGCATATCAGAATTTTCATCAGTTTAAAAATGACAGTCAGCTCTATACCTGGCTTTATAGAATTGCAACTAATGAAGCATTGCAGCAGATCAATAAACTGAAGAGAATGCAGAAAACCGACGAAGATCCGGAATATTATATGCAGAATCTTGTTGCCGACAACACGCACAGCGATGCTGAAGAGATACAGGTCTTTTTGCAGAAAGCCATACAAAGTCTGCCGGAAAAGCAGAAACTGGTATTTATGATGCGGTATTATGATGATTTGCCTTACGAAGAAATATCCAAAATTGTGGATATGTCGGTAGGGACTCTAAAAACAAACTATCACTATGCCAAGCAGAAAATAGAAGATTATATAAAAGAAAATTACGAAAGATAA